The following coding sequences lie in one Desulfobotulus pelophilus genomic window:
- a CDS encoding response regulator: MEPIRILVVDDEVDFTEMLCLRLKEVGHLADAVHDGEACMSMLDQKPYDVLVLDIRMPGMDGLQVLRQIKSDHISTEVILLTGHGSTETAVEGMKRGAFDYALKPYEFTELLEKIQEARAVKKEREERIRKAEERSRMDRLEKNIRF, translated from the coding sequence ATGGAGCCCATTCGCATCCTTGTGGTGGACGATGAGGTGGATTTTACGGAAATGCTCTGCCTGCGTCTGAAAGAAGTGGGGCATCTGGCCGATGCCGTTCATGATGGTGAGGCCTGTATGTCCATGCTGGATCAGAAGCCCTATGATGTGCTCGTTCTCGATATCCGTATGCCCGGCATGGATGGCCTGCAGGTACTGAGGCAGATCAAGTCGGATCATATCTCAACGGAAGTTATTCTTCTTACGGGGCACGGGTCTACGGAAACCGCCGTGGAGGGCATGAAGCGCGGTGCCTTTGACTATGCGCTGAAACCCTATGAGTTTACGGAGCTTCTGGAAAAAATTCAGGAAGCCAGAGCCGTAAAGAAGGAGCGGGAAGAGCGTATTCGTAAGGCGGAGGAGCGTTCCCGCATGGACAGGCTGGAAAAAAATATACGGTTCTGA
- a CDS encoding EAL domain-containing protein, with product MKLSRAMVIMNIVQLDSGYCCGEALNLDTIEPFLFEKGGRWHARLEGLTLSSVFQPIFSPAHQQCVGMEALVRVQDNLGNAISPPRLFAGKNRQRIVLADRICRLLHGKNYLVLQQEALWLTLNIAHEVAVHGRCYGPFLKNALASLAIPPESIVLEIMEHPVGDHQLLDAAVDFYRNMGCHIALDDFGAGRSHFDRVWRLNPHMVKLDRNLIAHAKENPRIRHIFRGMVSLLQQSGCLVLVEGVECEEEAVIALQAGADFIQGYYFARPSPSPSFDFAGWGHLYRNYHRNMALAEERNQDRYAILGEVFQGSCDDIGKGKDLWQACKKLLEHPDVLRCFCLTSEGHLLGEPLFSPHAVRSSPSLMPVVPGRARDNRFRPFLQNARRYPGKTCRTRPYRSFLQDGLCVTLSRQIRGEESGYGIIFCCDIREPWFDSDPGLSAGGS from the coding sequence ATGAAATTATCAAGGGCTATGGTCATCATGAATATTGTTCAGCTGGACAGTGGATATTGCTGCGGAGAAGCCCTGAATCTGGATACTATCGAACCCTTTCTCTTTGAGAAGGGGGGGCGGTGGCATGCCCGCCTGGAAGGGCTGACCCTTTCTTCGGTTTTTCAGCCCATTTTCAGTCCTGCCCACCAGCAGTGCGTGGGGATGGAGGCTCTGGTCCGGGTACAGGACAATCTGGGGAATGCCATCTCTCCCCCCCGGCTTTTTGCGGGAAAAAACCGGCAGCGCATTGTACTGGCAGATCGCATCTGCCGCCTGCTTCATGGGAAAAATTATCTTGTTCTCCAGCAGGAGGCTCTCTGGCTTACCCTGAACATTGCCCATGAAGTGGCTGTTCATGGACGCTGTTATGGTCCATTTCTGAAAAATGCTCTGGCCAGTCTTGCCATTCCTCCGGAAAGCATAGTCCTTGAAATTATGGAGCATCCAGTGGGAGATCACCAGTTGCTGGATGCGGCCGTGGATTTTTACCGGAATATGGGTTGTCACATTGCCCTGGATGATTTTGGTGCGGGACGATCTCATTTTGACCGGGTCTGGCGGCTGAATCCCCATATGGTGAAGCTGGACCGCAACCTCATTGCCCATGCAAAAGAAAATCCCCGCATCCGTCATATTTTCCGGGGCATGGTTTCCCTCCTTCAGCAGAGCGGATGTCTTGTTCTTGTGGAAGGGGTGGAGTGCGAGGAAGAGGCGGTGATTGCCCTTCAGGCGGGGGCCGATTTCATTCAGGGCTATTATTTTGCAAGGCCTTCTCCCAGTCCATCCTTTGATTTTGCCGGGTGGGGTCATCTGTACCGGAACTATCACAGAAATATGGCTCTGGCGGAAGAGAGGAATCAGGATCGTTACGCCATTCTTGGAGAGGTTTTCCAAGGGAGTTGTGATGATATTGGTAAGGGGAAGGACTTATGGCAGGCATGCAAAAAACTGCTGGAACACCCTGATGTGCTGCGCTGCTTCTGTCTTACCTCCGAGGGGCATCTTCTGGGAGAGCCCCTGTTTTCCCCCCATGCTGTCAGGTCATCCCCTTCCCTGATGCCGGTGGTTCCGGGCAGGGCAAGGGACAACCGTTTCAGACCTTTTTTACAAAATGCACGGCGGTATCCGGGAAAGACCTGTCGCACGCGGCCCTATCGTTCTTTTTTGCAGGACGGGCTCTGTGTCACCCTGTCCCGGCAGATCCGGGGTGAGGAATCCGGATACGGCATTATTTTCTGCTGTGATATCCGGGAGCCATGGTTTGATTCCGATCCCGGTCTGTCTGCAGGAGGATCCTAA
- a CDS encoding SLC13 family permease, giving the protein MGIQEAQAPSPNRAISHEEEPSASGQSGRSILIKCAIALALGIFVYLLPTPENLSPEGHRLLALLVTILILWTTEALPIGVTALCVGGGMIALNIVGRNDAWTPYANPAVMFVLMIIMFGVILNEVGLARRLMYHLLKFAGTNVKKLSFILAVGCTLTATILHDATVTVIMVFAFVPVFMSMGMRPGQGHKLPKFFLMLIPMAASAGGFGTMIGGGRNPLAVEILFRYTEEATGVGKVIGFLEYLVIQMPISIFTAIATWAVVFFLFRPEEKELKGIELNNPGPMSTAELGVTIVFILTFVLWFLGDITGWHVSVAACIAMVGFCGPGWVSFKTICDKFPWESWIVFGAGVSLGMAMLQTGAGQFLAESLLPMLEGRSSFTIFYGLGLFGSFLSSLMSNSAAVALTLPITLPMADMLGMSPTAVALLAPVTTSFIMLVIGCPPTIIAYSSGYFTQVDFIKVAVPWCLILLLISVVAALLYWPLIGIH; this is encoded by the coding sequence ATGGGTATTCAGGAGGCTCAGGCACCATCGCCCAACCGTGCCATCAGCCACGAGGAGGAACCCTCTGCATCCGGGCAGTCCGGCCGAAGTATTCTCATTAAATGCGCCATAGCCCTTGCTCTGGGAATCTTTGTTTATCTGCTTCCCACACCGGAAAATCTTAGCCCGGAAGGCCACCGCCTGCTGGCTCTTCTGGTCACCATTCTCATTCTCTGGACCACGGAAGCCCTTCCCATTGGTGTCACAGCCCTTTGTGTGGGGGGCGGCATGATAGCGTTGAATATTGTGGGCCGAAACGATGCATGGACTCCCTACGCCAATCCTGCTGTGATGTTTGTTCTTATGATCATTATGTTCGGTGTCATATTGAATGAAGTGGGCCTTGCCAGACGGCTCATGTATCATCTCCTGAAGTTTGCCGGAACCAATGTGAAAAAACTCAGTTTTATTCTGGCTGTGGGCTGCACCCTCACGGCCACCATTCTCCATGATGCCACCGTAACGGTTATTATGGTGTTTGCTTTTGTTCCCGTATTCATGTCCATGGGTATGAGGCCGGGTCAGGGGCATAAACTTCCCAAATTTTTTCTTATGCTTATTCCCATGGCGGCTTCGGCAGGAGGCTTTGGCACCATGATCGGTGGTGGTCGTAACCCTTTGGCCGTGGAAATTCTCTTTCGTTATACGGAGGAAGCCACAGGCGTGGGTAAGGTGATTGGTTTTTTGGAGTATCTTGTGATTCAGATGCCCATCAGCATTTTTACGGCCATTGCCACCTGGGCTGTGGTGTTTTTTCTTTTCCGGCCGGAAGAAAAGGAGCTCAAGGGCATTGAGCTGAACAATCCCGGCCCCATGAGTACGGCGGAACTGGGTGTTACCATTGTTTTTATCCTGACTTTTGTGCTCTGGTTTCTCGGTGATATCACGGGCTGGCATGTGAGTGTGGCGGCCTGTATTGCCATGGTGGGATTCTGCGGACCGGGCTGGGTATCCTTTAAAACCATCTGTGATAAATTTCCATGGGAATCCTGGATTGTTTTTGGAGCGGGCGTTTCGCTGGGCATGGCCATGCTGCAGACAGGAGCTGGTCAGTTTCTTGCGGAAAGTCTTCTGCCCATGCTGGAAGGCAGAAGCAGCTTCACCATATTCTATGGGCTGGGTCTTTTCGGTTCTTTTCTTTCCAGTCTGATGAGCAACTCCGCAGCCGTGGCCCTGACCCTTCCCATAACTCTTCCCATGGCGGATATGCTGGGAATGTCCCCCACGGCCGTGGCTCTGCTGGCACCGGTGACCACTTCTTTCATCATGCTGGTTATCGGATGTCCGCCCACCATCATTGCCTACAGCTCCGGTTATTTCACCCAGGTGGATTTCATCAAGGTGGCCGTACCCTGGTGCCTGATTCTGCTGCTCATATCCGTGGTTGCCGCACTGCTGTACTGGCCCCTCATCGGTATTCATTAG
- a CDS encoding GGDEF domain-containing protein — MFSFSGITDRILVGIAALSLIAFTIGGMAFVNFAHVRSHADRLMQESLPQWAIAHGVHQEVAQTGFFMLRYVLHGELFYWEEAMLSTERCLLTLERGRQLAEDKKLQPFSQQLHRMTPVLFGYQEALHQLREAMETIESQHGAVQEASLVFMENMEGYLAMQWVDMGRQTEAVFAGLPLMRGELDLAGEEELAIRQHRLQAGMRILDMGRQIDAGLWQAELSRSRSQQEFILHQIGELQQHMAALVMVTRQPQNMAQLRAAMGSLEDTVRVIRVLVKVREEADKVHRDHSKAYETLSDLAKNIASKAHDSAMDGGSRTRAIAERFVFFLVPLALAGIGILLLLYAQVASLERQTLEMNQITKLAARLKKAGSEQEATACVLEACRRIFPKDSGMLILTDPSGNPVVSRGWGTKTEPPCPSVGGADPARKGGFSIFLPSHEERKVFLDIRFHASLLFPGQRRAAHKALARTVVDHFAASLHAMYLMGRLHRESITDALTGLYNRRYMEETLRREFFRCERKGSCLSLLLLDADHFKKVNDTHGHDVGDRVLIHLARLLKEDVRAEDVACRIGGEEFLLIMPGLCPEAAMKRAEAIRRKVAASVTYTDDGEGISLTVSLGLAVYPEDGKSPEVLIQAADRGLYAAKSAGRNRVCRHPRESGCAREKSTM; from the coding sequence ATGTTTTCTTTTTCCGGAATAACGGATCGAATTCTTGTGGGTATTGCGGCTTTAAGCCTGATTGCCTTTACCATCGGGGGTATGGCCTTTGTGAATTTTGCCCATGTTCGCAGCCATGCGGACAGGCTTATGCAGGAAAGCCTTCCTCAGTGGGCCATAGCCCATGGAGTACATCAGGAAGTGGCCCAGACGGGTTTTTTCATGCTGCGTTATGTGCTGCATGGAGAGCTGTTTTACTGGGAGGAAGCCATGCTTTCTACGGAGCGCTGTCTTCTTACTCTGGAAAGGGGAAGACAGCTGGCGGAAGATAAAAAACTGCAGCCTTTCAGTCAGCAGCTGCACCGGATGACCCCTGTGCTTTTCGGTTATCAGGAAGCCTTGCACCAGCTGAGGGAAGCCATGGAAACCATTGAGAGCCAGCATGGAGCCGTTCAGGAAGCCTCCCTTGTTTTTATGGAGAACATGGAGGGCTACCTTGCCATGCAGTGGGTCGACATGGGCCGTCAGACAGAGGCTGTTTTTGCCGGTCTTCCCCTTATGAGGGGAGAGCTGGACCTTGCCGGAGAGGAAGAGCTCGCCATTCGCCAGCACCGCCTGCAGGCCGGTATGCGTATTCTGGATATGGGAAGGCAGATTGATGCGGGGTTGTGGCAGGCAGAGCTGAGCCGGAGCAGATCCCAGCAGGAGTTCATCCTGCATCAGATAGGAGAGCTTCAGCAGCACATGGCCGCTCTTGTGATGGTGACACGTCAGCCGCAGAATATGGCGCAGCTTCGGGCGGCCATGGGTTCTCTGGAAGACACGGTGCGCGTTATCCGGGTTCTGGTGAAGGTCAGAGAAGAGGCGGATAAGGTACACCGGGATCACAGCAAAGCTTATGAAACTCTGTCTGATCTGGCAAAGAACATTGCTTCCAAAGCCCATGACAGTGCCATGGACGGAGGAAGCCGTACCCGTGCCATCGCCGAGCGGTTTGTTTTTTTTCTGGTCCCGCTGGCACTGGCAGGGATTGGCATTCTTCTCCTTCTGTATGCTCAGGTGGCCAGCCTGGAACGCCAGACCCTGGAAATGAACCAGATCACGAAGCTCGCAGCCCGGCTTAAAAAAGCAGGCAGTGAACAGGAGGCAACGGCCTGTGTTCTGGAAGCATGCAGACGTATTTTTCCGAAAGATTCTGGAATGCTCATCCTTACGGACCCCTCTGGCAATCCTGTAGTCAGCAGGGGCTGGGGAACAAAAACCGAACCACCCTGCCCTTCGGTAGGGGGCGCAGATCCGGCAAGGAAAGGGGGCTTTTCCATTTTCCTGCCTTCCCACGAGGAACGGAAGGTGTTTCTGGACATACGGTTTCATGCCAGTCTGTTGTTTCCGGGACAGAGACGGGCAGCCCATAAGGCCCTGGCCCGTACGGTGGTGGATCATTTTGCCGCCAGTCTCCATGCCATGTATCTCATGGGCAGGCTGCACAGGGAGTCCATAACCGATGCCCTTACTGGTCTTTATAACCGTCGCTATATGGAAGAAACCCTTCGCCGGGAGTTTTTCCGCTGTGAGCGGAAAGGAAGCTGCCTTTCCCTTCTGCTGCTGGATGCGGACCATTTCAAGAAAGTGAATGATACCCATGGCCATGACGTGGGTGATCGTGTGCTCATTCACCTTGCCCGTCTGCTGAAGGAGGATGTGAGGGCAGAGGATGTGGCATGCCGCATCGGAGGAGAAGAATTTTTGCTGATCATGCCCGGCCTCTGTCCTGAAGCGGCCATGAAACGGGCTGAGGCTATCCGCCGTAAGGTTGCCGCCAGTGTGACATATACGGATGATGGCGAAGGGATAAGCCTGACCGTTTCTCTGGGGCTTGCCGTCTATCCTGAAGATGGAAAATCTCCGGAAGTGTTAATTCAGGCGGCGGACAGAGGGCTTTATGCCGCTAAATCTGCGGGCAGAAACCGGGTTTGCCGCCATCCGCGGGAAAGCGGTTGCGCAAGGGAAAAGAGCACTATGTAA
- a CDS encoding response regulator: protein MESVRILVVDDEEDFTEMLCLRLEEAGFSAEAVHDGQACLKKLDEKPYDVLILDIRMPGMDGLQVLRQIKADHILTEVILLTGHGSVETAVEGMKRGAFDYALKPYDFEDLMDKIKEAGSLKYEREHRIRKAEERSRLDRLEKTIRF from the coding sequence ATGGAGTCCGTACGTATACTTGTGGTGGACGATGAAGAGGATTTCACGGAAATGCTTTGCCTGAGGCTGGAGGAAGCCGGTTTTTCTGCAGAAGCCGTTCACGATGGTCAGGCCTGCCTGAAAAAACTGGATGAGAAACCCTATGATGTTCTGATTCTGGATATACGCATGCCCGGTATGGACGGATTGCAGGTATTACGCCAGATTAAAGCCGATCATATTTTAACGGAGGTGATTCTTCTTACGGGTCATGGATCCGTGGAAACCGCTGTCGAAGGTATGAAGCGGGGAGCCTTTGATTATGCGCTGAAGCCCTATGATTTTGAGGATCTTATGGATAAAATCAAGGAGGCCGGATCCCTGAAATATGAAAGGGAGCATCGTATCCGTAAAGCAGAAGAGCGCTCCCGTTTGGACAGGCTGGAAAAAACAATCCGTTTTTAA
- a CDS encoding SLC13 family permease, with amino-acid sequence MTDNTQELKKPGPNELIIDEHPEAPKQSGMSILIKCAIALALGIFVYILPTPDNLSPEGHRLLALLVTVLVLWISEAIPIGITALCVGAGMIALKIVGRNDAWTPYANPAVMFVLMIIMFGVVLNEVGLAKRMMYHLLRIAGTNVKKLSFVLAVGCTMLATILHDATVTVVMVFAFVPVFMAMGMKPGDGHKLPKFFLMLIPLAASAGGFGTMIGGGRNPLAVEILFRYTRDTTGVGKVVGFVEYFIIQFPLSLFTGLATWAVVYFLFRPEEKELVGVKLEDPGPMGTAELGVAIVFLGAFVLWFLGDITGWHVSVVAAIAMVGFCAPGWVSFKTICDKFPWESWIVFGAGVSLGLALLKTGAGQYLAETCLPILEGQGSFVTFFGLGLFGSFLSSLMSNSAAVALTLPITLPMADMLGMSPTAVALLAPITTSFIMLVIGCPPTIIAYSSGYFTQVDFIKVAVPWCICLLVIAVLGVLLYWPMIGVY; translated from the coding sequence ATGACTGACAACACGCAGGAGCTGAAAAAGCCCGGTCCCAATGAGCTGATTATTGATGAGCATCCGGAAGCGCCCAAACAGTCCGGCATGAGTATTCTCATCAAATGCGCCATCGCCCTTGCCTTGGGTATTTTTGTTTACATCCTTCCCACACCGGACAACCTCTCCCCCGAAGGTCACCGTCTGCTGGCCCTTCTGGTAACGGTTCTTGTTCTCTGGATTTCCGAGGCCATTCCCATCGGTATTACCGCTCTCTGCGTGGGTGCGGGTATGATTGCCTTAAAAATTGTGGGCCGAAACGATGCCTGGACCCCCTATGCCAACCCTGCGGTTATGTTCGTACTCATGATCATCATGTTCGGGGTGGTATTAAACGAAGTGGGGCTTGCCAAACGTATGATGTATCATCTGTTGCGTATTGCCGGTACCAATGTGAAGAAGCTGAGCTTTGTACTGGCTGTTGGCTGTACCATGCTGGCCACCATCCTCCATGATGCCACCGTCACCGTTGTCATGGTCTTTGCCTTTGTCCCCGTATTCATGGCCATGGGTATGAAGCCGGGAGACGGGCACAAACTGCCCAAGTTTTTCCTCATGCTCATTCCCCTTGCCGCTTCTGCAGGCGGGTTCGGCACCATGATCGGCGGGGGCCGCAACCCTCTGGCCGTAGAAATTTTGTTCCGCTATACCCGAGATACCACGGGTGTTGGAAAGGTTGTGGGTTTTGTTGAGTACTTTATTATTCAGTTTCCCCTGAGTCTTTTCACGGGCCTTGCCACATGGGCTGTGGTGTACTTTCTTTTCCGGCCGGAAGAAAAGGAGCTGGTGGGTGTGAAGCTGGAAGATCCCGGCCCCATGGGTACGGCGGAGCTGGGGGTGGCCATTGTCTTCCTCGGTGCCTTTGTGCTCTGGTTTCTTGGTGATATCACGGGCTGGCATGTGAGCGTGGTGGCCGCCATAGCCATGGTGGGTTTTTGTGCGCCGGGCTGGGTATCCTTTAAAACCATCTGTGATAAATTCCCATGGGAATCCTGGATTGTATTTGGTGCCGGTGTTTCTCTGGGTCTCGCACTGTTGAAAACTGGCGCAGGCCAGTACCTTGCGGAAACCTGTCTGCCAATCCTTGAGGGGCAGGGGTCCTTTGTCACCTTCTTTGGTCTGGGCCTTTTCGGTTCTTTCCTTTCCAGCCTCATGAGTAACTCCGCTGCCGTAGCCCTGACCCTGCCCATCACCCTGCCCATGGCGGATATGCTGGGCATGTCACCAACGGCCGTAGCCCTTCTCGCACCCATTACTACGTCTTTTATCATGCTGGTTATCGGGTGCCCGCCCACCATCATTGCCTATAGTTCTGGCTACTTCACCCAGGTAGATTTCATTAAAGTGGCCGTTCCATGGTGCATCTGTCTCCTTGTGATTGCTGTGCTGGGGGTACTGCTTTACTGGCCGATGATTGGAGTCTACTAG
- a CDS encoding methyl-accepting chemotaxis protein, with protein sequence MLKTMKLRTRLFAGFGMLTAVLLVMSLGAAMNLGTIRSQTDSLIHGSLPQWSLANTISGHVAEIGYQMAGYELHRNELFLRNAMTASAFCMEKIREGRKQAKETGSASFVRQMQDMETILTRYQELMQQSAAALRSIAHHHEAVMASAHLFVENISGYNRMQKEAMVQQLSAAFGDNGMERFGLNLASGEELQIRHDRIQAGSHIVSRGNGLYSLLWQAETNRDATALSALLPEIHELHRTMTELVNVTRQPQNLQQLRMAMDALNANVASVEHLIRLRQDAVETARAQTVAYQELLGRAGALSAEAHGQAMDGGDQTSLIVRGSVRNLLQTAAGGLVLAILLSFLITRAITAPIRTTSDLLKNIAEGEGDLTRRLTVKTRDEMGEMAEWFNRFAENIRKMVQQISHKAENLNLTATELKELSGILDGESVHTRTLSKSTEASLASTSRDMQDVAAAVSQASGNLSSIAASSEEMTASISEIARSAASARDIAKRAALEGASASERMISLGTSARSIDKVTEAIEDISAQINLLALNATIEAARAGEAGKGFAVVANEIKELARQTGDSTREIKARIEDIQESSRSSEQEIIGITKIINDIEDIVTSIAAAVEEQAFTMQEVASNIGEAASGISEVNKKVGGSAGRIKEASIETTEVAQAASRMESGSHGVKKGAEELAGLAESLRVMVGRFKTS encoded by the coding sequence ATGTTGAAAACCATGAAGTTGCGTACCCGGCTCTTTGCAGGATTTGGAATGCTCACGGCTGTTCTTTTGGTGATGAGCCTCGGGGCTGCCATGAATTTAGGTACGATCCGCTCCCAGACAGACAGTCTGATCCATGGAAGCCTTCCCCAGTGGTCACTGGCCAATACCATTTCAGGTCATGTTGCGGAAATCGGATACCAGATGGCCGGATATGAGCTGCACCGGAATGAGCTTTTTTTAAGAAATGCCATGACAGCCTCAGCCTTTTGTATGGAAAAGATACGGGAGGGAAGGAAACAGGCCAAAGAGACGGGGAGCGCATCCTTTGTCAGGCAGATGCAGGATATGGAAACCATTTTGACCCGGTATCAGGAACTGATGCAGCAATCCGCCGCCGCCCTGCGGAGCATAGCCCATCATCATGAGGCTGTGATGGCTTCCGCTCATCTTTTTGTGGAAAATATAAGCGGTTATAACCGTATGCAGAAAGAAGCCATGGTACAGCAGCTTTCCGCAGCTTTTGGTGACAACGGGATGGAGCGGTTCGGCCTGAATCTGGCATCAGGGGAAGAGCTGCAGATTCGTCATGACCGCATTCAGGCGGGCAGCCATATTGTCAGTCGGGGAAATGGGCTTTATTCCTTGCTGTGGCAGGCTGAAACCAACCGCGATGCGACAGCCCTTTCCGCCCTCCTGCCGGAAATCCATGAACTGCACCGGACCATGACAGAACTGGTGAATGTGACACGCCAGCCCCAGAACCTTCAGCAGCTGCGCATGGCCATGGATGCCCTGAATGCCAATGTGGCATCCGTTGAGCATCTGATCCGGCTGCGGCAGGATGCCGTGGAAACGGCCAGAGCCCAGACAGTAGCCTATCAGGAGCTGCTGGGCCGTGCAGGAGCGCTTTCCGCCGAAGCCCACGGGCAGGCCATGGATGGGGGCGACCAGACAAGTCTCATTGTGCGGGGCTCCGTAAGAAATCTTCTGCAGACCGCCGCAGGAGGGCTTGTGCTGGCCATTCTGCTGAGTTTTTTGATCACAAGGGCCATCACAGCTCCCATCCGGACAACGTCTGATCTGCTGAAGAATATCGCCGAGGGAGAAGGAGATCTTACCCGGAGACTGACGGTAAAAACCCGTGATGAAATGGGAGAAATGGCCGAATGGTTCAACCGGTTTGCGGAAAATATCCGAAAAATGGTGCAGCAGATCAGCCATAAGGCGGAAAATCTTAACCTTACGGCAACGGAGCTGAAAGAGCTTTCGGGTATTCTGGATGGAGAATCGGTTCATACCCGGACCCTGTCCAAAAGTACGGAGGCCTCCCTTGCCAGCACCAGCCGCGATATGCAGGATGTGGCGGCGGCCGTATCTCAGGCATCGGGCAACCTGTCTTCCATTGCAGCATCCAGTGAGGAAATGACGGCCAGTATATCCGAAATTGCCCGAAGTGCCGCCAGTGCAAGGGATATTGCCAAGCGGGCAGCCCTGGAGGGTGCCTCGGCCTCAGAGCGCATGATCAGTCTGGGAACCTCTGCCCGCAGCATTGATAAGGTTACGGAAGCCATAGAAGATATTTCCGCCCAGATCAACCTGCTGGCCCTGAATGCCACCATTGAGGCGGCCCGGGCCGGTGAAGCGGGCAAGGGTTTTGCTGTTGTGGCCAATGAAATCAAAGAGCTGGCCCGTCAGACCGGAGATTCCACCCGGGAAATCAAGGCACGCATAGAAGATATTCAGGAGAGCAGCCGAAGCTCCGAGCAGGAAATTATTGGTATTACAAAAATTATCAATGACATTGAAGATATTGTGACCAGCATTGCCGCTGCCGTGGAGGAGCAGGCCTTTACCATGCAGGAGGTGGCCTCCAACATCGGTGAGGCGGCATCGGGTATTTCCGAAGTCAATAAAAAGGTGGGCGGATCCGCAGGGCGAATCAAAGAGGCAAGCATTGAAACCACGGAGGTGGCCCAGGCCGCTTCCCGCATGGAGTCCGGCAGCCATGGCGTGAAAAAAGGTGCGGAAGAACTGGCCGGGCTGGCCGAATCTTTGAGGGTCATGGTGGGGCGTTTTAAAACATCCTGA